In the genome of Cryptomeria japonica chromosome 8, Sugi_1.0, whole genome shotgun sequence, one region contains:
- the LOC131061476 gene encoding carbon catabolite repressor protein 4 homolog 1-like, translating to MQETRAKEASESSSESQESSSESQELESRKCENYTEPASTNPPPQRRLVSLKTEQTIKGPKFTVLTYNILADKWNESDRKHKACPAAALEWNNRKHKLVSEIIAYNADIICLQEVEEEHYKKYFLNQFRNHGYDGHYLAKPSGNPKEGCATFFLRERFSCMEEIEVVYGNQEFCNLVGEKLYLTGHDPQSYHPKSHSKPTQKTLRRFRANNIALILLLSFDSNLICVANTHVLANKDLPDVKMWQAYCLLHKLEEISMEKGNDDMPMVICGDFNSFPRSAAHCLLVGNEIDQNHTHLEAGTKYRFDVNKLKRRSIELSSAYSAYFEQGVSDCGDENDDVMKRWMNPETKEPVFTHYASDFQETLDYIFYTHNNLEVEKLLEVVDWDTVSQTEDKYIPSSGKEKEIHHSGWDTGDTLDLVDEWKKSYD from the exons ATGCAAGAAACCAGAGCCAAAGAAGCAAGTGAATCCAGCAGCGAGAGCCAAGAATCGAGCAGCGAAAGCCAAGAATTGGAGAGCAGAAAATGTGAAAATTACACAGAGCCAGCATCTACAAATCCTCCTCCACAGCGCAGGCTTGTGAGCCTCAAAACAGAACAAACTATCAAAGGACCAAAATTCACAGTTTTGACATACAACATTCTGGCAGACAAGTGGAACGAATCGGACAGGAAACACAAAGCCTGCCCAGCGGCTGCACTGGAATGGAATAACCGAAAACACAAGTTGGTCTCTGAAATCATTGCATACAATGCCGATATAATTTGTCTGCAGGAAGTGGAGGAAGAGCACTACAAAAAATACTTCTTAAACCAGTTCAGAAATCACGGATATGATGGGCATTATTTGGCAAAACCTTCAGGGAACCCTAAAGAAGGCTGCGCCACCTTTTTTCTACGTGAAAGATTTTCTTGCATGGAGGAAATTGAAGTGGTGTATGGGAACCAGGAATTCTGCAATTTGGTGGGCGAGAAACTTTATTTAACGGGACATGATCCGCAGTCTTATCATCCCAAGTCTCATTCGAAGCCTACACAGAAAACACTTAGGCGATTCCGCGCTAATAACATAGCTTTGATTCTTTTGTTGAGTTTTGATTCGAATCTGATTTGTGTGGCCAATACCCATGTGTTGGCTAATAAAGATCTACCAGATGTGAAGATGTGGCAAGCTTATTGTCTGCTACACAAATTAGAAGAAATTTCAATGGAGAAAGGGAATGATGATATGCCCATGGTGATCTGTGGTGACTTCAATTCTTTTCCCAGAAGCGCAGCCCACTGTTTACTGGTGGGCAATGAAATTGATCAGAATCACACACATCTTGAGGCTGGTACAAAGTATAGGTTTGATGTAAACAAGTTAAAGAGGAGATCTATTGAATTGTCCAGTGCTTATTCTGCTTATTTTGAGCAAGGAGTTTCAGATTGtggtgatgaaaatgatgatgtgaTGAAGCGTTGGATGAATCCGGAAACCAAAGAGCCCGTGTTTACTCATTATGCATCTGATTTTCAGGAGactttagattatatattttatacCCACAACAATTTAGAGGtggaaaaattattggaggttGTGGATTGGGATACTGTGTCTCAGACGGAGGACAAATATATTCCTTCTAGT ggaaaagaaaaagaaatacatCATAGTGGATGGGACACTGGGGATACTTTAGATCTTGTTGATGAATGGAAAAAATCTTATGATTGA